A region of Streptomyces sp. WMMC500 DNA encodes the following proteins:
- the sepH gene encoding septation protein SepH: MPELRVVAVSNDGTRLVLKAADSTEYTLPIDERLRAAVRNDRARLGQIEIEVENHLRPRDIQARIRAGASAEEVAALAGIPVDRVRRFEGPVLAERAFMAERARKTPLRRPGESAGPALGEAVAERLMMRGAEKDSARWDSWRRDDGTWEVLLVYRVAGEPHNAGWTYDPPRRLVQPVDDEARALIGDTDASPEPSLPFVPKIARLPRSPERPGDGRGDRDAAGEDRGDSLTSLLEAVPSFRGDLVVPDQSASASASDGPAGTAGSAGSATKPGPVHGPVPGPPPEEDPEPPAVEEEPPAPAASAGSAYADVLMPRSVSAHRERLTGHTDRQAEADGVRPGRRAAVPSWDEIVFGSRRKKPE, from the coding sequence ATGCCCGAACTGCGTGTCGTGGCGGTCAGTAACGACGGCACACGGCTGGTGCTGAAGGCTGCGGACAGTACGGAGTACACCCTTCCGATTGACGAGCGTCTGCGCGCTGCCGTGCGCAACGACCGTGCCCGGCTCGGTCAGATCGAGATCGAGGTCGAGAACCACCTGCGTCCCCGCGACATCCAGGCGCGGATACGAGCCGGGGCGTCAGCGGAGGAGGTCGCCGCGCTCGCCGGGATCCCCGTCGACCGCGTCCGGCGCTTCGAGGGTCCGGTGCTGGCGGAGCGGGCGTTCATGGCCGAGCGGGCCCGCAAGACACCGCTGCGCCGCCCCGGCGAGAGCGCCGGTCCCGCGCTGGGCGAGGCGGTCGCCGAGCGGCTGATGATGCGCGGCGCGGAGAAGGACTCCGCGCGGTGGGACTCCTGGCGCCGGGACGACGGCACCTGGGAGGTGCTGCTCGTCTACCGGGTCGCCGGTGAGCCGCACAACGCCGGCTGGACGTACGACCCGCCGCGGCGGCTCGTGCAGCCCGTCGACGACGAGGCGCGCGCGCTGATCGGCGACACCGACGCCTCGCCGGAGCCGAGCCTGCCCTTCGTGCCCAAGATCGCGCGGCTGCCGCGGAGTCCGGAGCGGCCGGGCGACGGGCGCGGGGACAGGGACGCCGCCGGCGAGGACCGCGGGGACTCCCTGACCAGCCTGCTGGAGGCGGTGCCGAGCTTCCGGGGCGACCTGGTCGTGCCGGACCAGTCCGCGTCGGCCTCCGCGTCCGACGGGCCTGCCGGGACGGCCGGTTCCGCCGGTTCCGCCACGAAGCCGGGCCCGGTCCACGGGCCGGTGCCGGGACCGCCGCCGGAGGAGGACCCCGAGCCGCCCGCGGTGGAGGAGGAGCCTCCGGCGCCCGCGGCGAGCGCGGGTTCCGCCTACGCGGACGTGCTGATGCCGCGGAGCGTCTCGGCGCACCGGGAGCGGCTGACGGGGCACACGGACCGGCAGGCGGAGGCCGACGGCGTGCGGCCGGGACGCCGGGCCGCGGTGCCGAGCTGGGACGAGATCGTGTTCGGGAGCAGGCGCAAGAAGCCGGAGTAG